A segment of the Lolium perenne isolate Kyuss_39 chromosome 3, Kyuss_2.0, whole genome shotgun sequence genome:
GGGCTCCAGTGAACCCGGGAGCCAAATCGACGCACTCAGTTGAAGAACTGCTATACAAGAAAACTAGGGGGAAGGCCCGGTTGAAGAGCTTGTTCTGTCATTAGTTACATATTATATCACCCTTCCCATCTCTTACGCAACTAGCAACAAAAGGCAAGAAAAGAAGCAGACACTCCCCAAATAAACTAATCCTTGACTTTAAGCCCATGTACTTATCCTCCTATCTTGTTATCATTAAATTGGTCTCTATAGTAGATTGAACTAATATGTGGGCCCCAACAAGGTATTTTGGGTAATGATGTGCCACCATGCACATAATGTGGAATGCTGCCATGTTTGTGTCTATGAAACCATGCTTACTGAACCTCAAGCTAATCCTTCACAGTTATGGAAAGCTGgcaaatgagaatggaaagaaagAAATGGAAGGTAATGTTAGGAGTACTCGCCATTGAGCATGGTCTAAATTAAGTTAAGCTCTGCCATGACTATCTCAAGTCATCCTAAGTTAATCGATACAATAAATGCACCAAGTATCGGGACATCAACAAAATATAGCTCCACAAGAGGCCAGCATTACAAACCTTGGTATCAGAGTTGAAATCAAGCTCCATGTCCCCATCATCGTTGAACCAGAGGTTGTATACAATTATTTTTGTTCCATGCTCACCCATATCATCAAACTGTATCAGAGATAAGATACTATTGAAATAAACCAGATAAAGGTCAACCAGGATGATAAGCTGATCTACAGAAATAGATGACACATACTCTACAAACGAACTGTCCATCAAGAATTGGTATAAACTAGGACAAGCATACTTTAGAGATGAATTATCACATGCATATTTTGCCGTAAACAAATAATCCAATATGCATCTAATATTATACGCATGGTTTTGAAGGCGTCGCCTAGGCGACGCTTAGGCGTCAAGGCGCCCCCCTCCGCCTTGGAAAATCGACCGCTTTAGGCGCCTAGGTGTCCAAAGCGCCCGCATAGGCGCAAGAGCACCCCCAAACCGCTCTAAGACACCTTAACGCCTTCCAAACCATGATTATACGGCATGCTAGAGAACATACAGGTGATTTCATAGGCACATTAGGCATGTGGGTCTTACTATAAAAGGGCAAACCTAATGCATTTCTAAACCATTTTACTTATAAAGGCTATTAGGTTTGCCCTTTTATAGTAAGACCCACATGCCGAGGTGCCTATGAAACCATTGGAAACATCATTATCAAAAGACTGTCCAACAGTTTCATAGGCACCTCGGCATGTGGGTCTTACTATAAAAGGGCAAACCTAATGCATTTCTAAACCATTTTACTTATAAAGGCTATTGGTTAATCTGTCAAGCCTCCTAATTTCCATACCATCTAATAACTCGTTCTTTATTTCTTTATAGAGTACTATTCTTTATACGATTATTATGATCAATCAACTAGTCGCCAGAAATATACCAAAACAATCAAATTTTAGCTAGATAGTACATACTTGTTCAAGCAACTCAGCTTCACTAGCAAAAGGGGACCATTTCGAAAGGATTGCCAAATTAGAAGAGAAGAGCTTCTGATTGTGACGTAACAGCTGGGTATATGAAGCAGTTGCAATATCTAACTGGTAATCTACCTGCAACAGAGACAAGGTCCAAGAAGATAAGTAAAACTACAAAGTAGCTCAACAAAGAGATAAGTAGAAATTTTCAGAACATGACAACACTACAACAGCTTACAGAGAAAGTATCAGACTTACTGTTGGCACCAGTACATCATCGCAGCCTGTTTCCATCAGAAATGTGTAAGAAAGAAGGCCAATACTTCTTGTGGGTGCCCTACAATAACAGAGACAAATTTCCTGAATCGCTACATGAACTGGGGCATCCAGACATTTTACTGGAGCTAGAGAGGGAGTGTGAGGTAATTCAATTTTAAACAATAAAACCGGATGACAGCTAGGTTCGGTGGCAGTGGCACAGTGAAGCATGGGTGTTTGTCTGACAAGGAGCATGCCAACTTTTTATTCAAAAGCATTGCAAAAGGGCATATGGACACTTCAAACTACTTCCAATAAATGCCTCATCTCATGCTTTAATCTTCAATTTATACTGCTCTTTCCTTAAGAGTTACTTATGTAACAAAAAAGACCTAGGTGAAGAATTGGAGTTTTAGTTGAGTAAGGAGAAATACCAATTTTTGTTGCTCTGTGTAAAAACAATGACATCCGCTCCAAGCCTCATTGTGCTAGTTTTGAAACCATTGCCATCTGACAAGCAAGTAACAATGACTCCAATAGTAAAGACTTTAAGATATCAATCTCACAAGGAAATAGAAAGAAGGACAGTAAGATTGTACATTGCCCGATGAAAGCATCAGACTGCTTCTCTGAAAATCCAAAGCTCATGCAACATCTCAGTGCGTCTGGATCCATCCCCCCTCCATCATCTTGTCCATACGAAACACCACAAGGTCATTATTCAAGTTTCTATCAACTAACTAGATCCACATTTGTTTGTCTTTTTGAATGTGCTAACCTTGAATCAACAATGCGGGATTGCCATCACGTGGATTTGTGAATTTATTAACACGAACAAATGTTGCCCCATTGTTCACCTGAGAGAAAATACGCAGCATAATAAACCATAAGTGGCATTGATGTTGAATTGCATTCTCTTTAGGATTGCAGCCAATTGAGCATCGTTAGTTACCTCGTCGATTGCATTATCAAGAAGCTCGGCAAtggctgcaaaaaaaaaaaaaaagacaaatcCAACATTAAATACAAACAGGTGGAGAGAAAGTAACATATGGCAAAATGCCTCCAGCATGCATGCAAGCAAGTGAGCTATGATCAGTCTAGATGTGATTGAATTTACACAAAAAAGGAATAGCCAGAAACCAAAATAAATAATGTCCTAGACTGATTCCATAAGTGCTAGTGTTTACACAATGATTCAAGCCTCTACTTACAAATATTAGGAAAACAGTGGATCACATGGTACAATATGTGGCATAGACATATCGATGTTAAACGATAGCAATTACTCAATGTATTTCCTTCTTATTTTACTCAAGTGAGTACTTCCTTAAGAAGTGGAAAGTTCTATTTACTGAAGCGAACATGCAATGTTCCCGGTTTACAACAGGAAACCAATGTGTACGAACTCTTACTGAAAAAACTGCATGAAAGAAACTCGTGTGTATGGAATTTACTTCAAAACTGCATTTAACAGAGACTACTAAGTCGATTTCTCAACATACCCCCAAATGCCCACTTGTGGGAAGTAGCGTTTGAGTGCAGGAACTTTGGATTGATCCGCAGCCGATTCCGCCCACCTGTTCACATCACCAAATCATCAGTTCCCTCACCAATCTGACTACATCGAAATTAAAAAGGAGATGCGTCAGCGTCACACGAGATTTGTGCGGGCAGCGTACCAGGGGCATCGGCGTCGGGGTTGCGGCGGGCGACGACGTATTCCCCGGACTTCCAAAACTGGCGGCAGAGGCGCGGCGGTGGAAGGACCCTGGGGGGCTCAGACTCAGAGGGCTCGAAGGCAAGTGGCACGGGCACGGGGTCCTCGTTCTTGACGGGCACGAGGGCGCGGCAGCCCGGGGGCTGGGGCGGGTAAAGCAGGGGCGGCTTCACATCGGCGAGCTCGTACGGCTTGATATCGCGGGGGGAGGAAGGGAAGATGGCGATGGCGACGGAGCTGGTGCTGGTGCTGGTGctggggacggggacgggctcctcGTCGTCGTCACTGGAGAGATCTATCACCTCGGCGGAGGCGCCGCCGGACCTCATCACCGTCTCCAGCGTCGGAGCCCTCTGGTATCTAgggctttttcttttcttttaaatTATATATACTACGGAGTATAATGTTTTTAGCTCACTCTTTCCTCTCTCCGAGCTTTTGGAGGGTCGTTGTTACCTAGAGTATGTCACTCGGCGCGCGTACGCTCTCGGTCTCCCCTCTTGCGGTTGCTTTCTGCAGCTGCTGAATTTGGGTGCGTTGTAGGGGCAGCTGGTTACCTATGTCACTCGGCTGCTGAATCTATACTTTTTTTTAACAAACCAATATATTAAGCTACCAACCTGCCTCGTTAAAAATCTTCGagtccccttcggtaccctggtaaggaaaaaagTGCGTCTAAAACTTGTTGCCCCAATCATATAACAGTTACATCGTTAAGGAGTTTATCTAAAATAAAATCAGGGGGTTCATCGATCCAATTACAAGTGGACTTATTGGAGAAGGAATTCTTAGCTAATTCATGAGCGACTTGGTTTGCTTCCCTCAGCGTATGGTGGAacgacacagtaccaattgaagcAACTATGTTCACACAGTCTGCAAAGattgccgccgcctcgctccaccAGGTTTCAGACCCGGAGCAAGCTTCAACTACCTCCATAGAATCTGATTCTGCTACAATCATGTTATATCCCATGTGCATCGCCAGAGACAGCCCCTCCTTCATCGCATAAGCTTCCGCCAACAACGGTGATGCCACATTAGGAAGATAGGATACCGAGGCTGCTATAAACTCACCATTGCAATTGTGTAACACCGCTCCAATAGCACCAGCCTTTACATCGTCATGGTATGCTGCATCAACATTAAGTTTGATATTTCTTGCTTCTGGCCTCCTCCATTTGATCGGCATTAAGTTTGATTTTTCCCATAGACTAGGCATGCATTTGCAGCAATAGCTAGGATATAGAACTTACATTTATTCAAGGGTGGCACAGTTTCTAAATGTGTGCGTCTCCGTCTCATCCACCATAGGTACCAACATGTCGTTGCGACCACCTCTTttaaatttaccatttgaaatcccTACAGCTTATTATCATCTAAACGTAAAATATGTTCCAGCACAGCTCCATGCTCTTTCATGGTAAGACATTCCATTTGATAGGCAAAATTGAATCCCAGGCACTTCAGTTGGTTGGCATTTGCCTACTGAAAATTGATTTTCGATGACATCTTCACCATCTCATAACATGTATTAATTTCAGAGATGGAATTAGCGAAATAAAGTTTCCTAGGGCAAGAACGTCAAGCTTGAACAAATCATTAAGGTAGTGTATTTAGTTGATTTCGCCATGTGCTATTATAGATCCAACAGAGGTAGCTATAttatcgtcgtggtgaacagacagatgccatgagatggcttaagttggggccgaatgtgcgctagaggattcgggggagggttttggtaaggatgggatggatttcggatgctttcctcaagaacttggccttggccagaggtagaagaagaagaagaacacaagaacaaTCTCACatctagatctctctatttcttgatcatacaaggttacaggtttctggatacaagATAGAACGTAGAATCTCATGTCATGTACCTGCGTATGGGTCTGCCCCCTCTccatatataggggagagggtggcttacaggggaagaaaccctagaaaaccctaatggcatctttgactagacaaactattttacaaagccactttggctaccggtgatgccggtatgtctttaattaggagcggtgacatcctccggtaccttttacgtcatcatctgcttttggcgtcagggcttcgtttaaagctgaagtgcttagctcatccttgtcttctagttcttgagagaatctttgaccagtcttggccgatgtgctacagtgtagcctataCCGGTACTCTGCtaccttcttagccggttccggtatacccctcatgggataccggtatgattcacTTAGGCATGAACCATGCTTTGTTATTCGGAATTACCTTTAAATCGGTATCTTGatagctcaaaccatccggttcggcatgcctttggcataccgggggtcatccccccaacattagtccccgaagctggtatagtccggtggatcctatccaacggaccatgctAGGTTCTCGTtactcaaggtaccggtttaatccttCCGGCACCCGGTTCAAGCCTCCCGGCGTCTTTGCCGAACTTATGTTAACACCGAACCTTTTCGGTATCTTTGCCATTAAAACcttcctcgacgaagtcgagaatatctcgggtacagtgcctgtcagtgacatgcgcactatgCCTGGCGcgacagtgtcaggggtcacttcccttcgactttTGTGCTAGCATTTATGGCGCTACACCGGATCCTCgccgccgttccggatccgtgcggcctccctgtggctttctgttttccgcgcgtgtatcgttgcgccacgtggcggcccacgaaccgaaccgccgcggcccagcggttgctGGCCCACGACCTCTTCTCCCTATTTAAGGGCGAAGcggttccttctcctcttcttctccgcaTTCACTACTTCTCACGCGCACATCGTTTCCTCTGCTTGTTGCGCTCGTATCGCCTTTGCTCGCCGCCGGAGTTCTGCTCTCCGACAAACTCGCAGAGAAGCTCCGCAGAGATTCACTGCGTATCTTCGCATTTCCTGCCTCAAGCTCTTCACCGCACTCCCTCTTCCTCGTTCTCtctttgatgtagccccgcctatcgtcgacgctacaccatggccaaggagtcccccaagtggaccaacaacacaaacccccgccatatatgtcaaggtgaactctttcctctctatggttgacctcaacaccaactcgaatggtatgctacctcatgcctatcatcatggtgtccataggtgccgacatcgacaaggaccaagagagaaggaactcccacggtgcaaggaagagagaaagagaagagaagaagaagaagaagaagaagaagaagaagaagaagaagaagaagaagaagaagaagaagaagaagaagaagaagaagaagaaggaaagaggagaagaaggctggccggcccagaacccggttggaccggccccacaaccggaccgtccggttggcgcccggtcgaccggacccaggaccggaccacccggtctgaccggccccaaaccggatttgacgggaatgactcaccaagctgcctaagttatccacttgcgtacctgttcggcccaagttgccttgtacctctatataagcacctaggtcatcccatttaccccttagacttgttttgaactcaaacttacctttgagcttagtctccctagggttatcatccctctgtaatcaaggcaccttggttgttgatttggatcttgttgagtgagattctagtacaagctactctctctccctcatcaagctcttcttctctaaccccaatctctctccgggaattctgccgcgtgcctcttcctcggagattctattggcgtggtccatcgagccacggaggtaagcatcgggtgtatcgggttggtgtgcgtgcgtgagtcgcggccttcttcgtgttcctcgcgttctcccacctcttcccttggttttcggggtcaaaccgcgagatcgggccactcccaggATCTTAgatcctcatcatatggtatcagcagcctttggtttccgcggatttgaccctccacccacccaatttcatctctgaaaatttttccccaaaaatccccaaaaaatagccccaaattgcctcttgaccgatctgtgatttggttgcgttttgagtggttttggtccatggatttggtgttggagtgcttgatctactatctccccaacttttagcccccaattccatcgtttcccttcgttttggtcgatttggcttggtttcgctcaagaacaggagagagaaaccgcgccccgcgaaatccggtcaaccgggcgccaaccgggcctgtgaccgaacGGCCTGGCGccaaggccggtcaaccgggcaccataccgggcgccaaccgagcgccaaccgggcgccaaccgggccaaaacccggtcaaccgggctgtagaccggccaggccggcccagagcccggtcaaccgggcgccaaccgggcgccaccactaccaccacctccgccaaccaccgccgccctctccgccgccggcaagcaccgccaccctccccaaaccaccgggaaacatcaccgcggccccataacctccgccgcaaccgcaagagcatcgacaccacccaccaccggcttaccaccgccaccaccgccaagctactttgacccatttcttccgctaacttgtgtttgcttgttccggtttgagtgccttgtttgtacaactaatccgcagctacgaagcaagcgacgacatcctcggcaccccggacttgcaaccgtactcttgacaccaccaccttcatcgcaagttgtgtgttcatcaccgcctaacatcttaggtataacttgcattccccttgtaacccctcttcttttgcgatctatcctatcgagcattgcttatcaagtgttgtgagacattgcacgtggccccgattgtgaggtgtgtgcgtagtgtggagtcaagcttctaagcaaaactcgtgtggcaagatagcaaaagtgagctaacgctaacatagagcgtgaaaaagaaagaaaagcacaaaaaaagtgcaagtgccatcatacatacaaaagtgtacaaagtgccaacatagatacaaaagagtgcaagtgccaccatatacaaaagagaaaaaagcttttaagcaaaagagagatatgagaagagaggccgcgtgtaaatcttgttgtctctccgttgcaaccaaagctttgatctcttcttgtgttagtgtgacaccgagcacccttgtttaagggcttcttacacttttccgctcattccttggtcgcactaaccccgttcatctcgtgtgtgcgttccatatctttccgtgtttatagtgatcatcgctttgacatttgaatttttggatttcacccacttttaacaacatactcgatcttggattttgtcttttggctttccaccatactcacctaacaccatatttgctagcttttgcgtgtggttttgcgtgtgttcccgatacacttgatcttgcttttggcttggttgattgcctcaatactatcttaccttggtaagagcgcgaggtagtctccttccactaacatacaccatatagatcttgtcatgctaacatgtatagcgacgaagaagatacggaggagtacacggagcacttcgaggaggatacctcttcaagcaccgcggatgtggaggaacatgtggagctcgacaccgactatggctccacgagcatcaccgacatgaccgacatcaaggagctctacatcgacaatggctcctcaagcatggacgacatggtggagcaccaccttgaggacgacatcgacgagcactacatcgacaatggctcctcaagcatggatgacatggtggagcaccaccttgaggacgacatcgacgagctctacatcgacaatggctcaccactcatggacgacatggtggagtaacgccacga
Coding sequences within it:
- the LOC127342641 gene encoding protein MICRORCHIDIA 6, producing the protein MRSGGASAEVIDLSSDDDEEPVPVPSTSTSTSSVAIAIFPSSPRDIKPYELADVKPPLLYPPQPPGCRALVPVKNEDPVPVPLAFEPSESEPPRVLPPPRLCRQFWKSGEYVVARRNPDADAPGGRNRLRINPKFLHSNATSHKWAFGAIAELLDNAIDEVNNGATFVRVNKFTNPRDGNPALLIQDDGGGMDPDALRCCMSFGFSEKQSDAFIGQYGNGFKTSTMRLGADVIVFTQSNKNWAPTRSIGLLSYTFLMETGCDDVLVPTVDYQLDIATASYTQLLRHNQKLFSSNLAILSKWSPFASEAELLEQFDDMGEHGTKIIVYNLWFNDDGDMELDFNSDTKDILITGGEKKVKSNKPEKIAMQNYVANRLRYSLRAYASILYLRVPDNFRIILRGRDVEPHNVVHDLMYRECVLYKPQISGLTELSIITTIGFVKGAPDTDVQGFNVYHKNRLITPFWKVASNSYGKGRGVVGILEAGFIKPTHDKQDFEKSVLYQRLENRLKEMTYEYWGLHCHRLGYDNKALPKASRAQYRAKQIDAGSSPASASHQLLDADIPTSSRTQSNIGLKRNFDALGAITEINKHQTKHRDVIQRKRFSEHKTLTLENDRLRDECLQYEESAKQLTVKEQKLRHQIAEERKKYEELLEELKSLDVKLEIQ